A section of the Rhodothermus profundi genome encodes:
- a CDS encoding OmpH family outer membrane protein, whose amino-acid sequence MRNRRFTLWALVGAALTVSLLKAEGSLAQPLRIGYTDPDVIIINMKEYQDIQQQLQKEAQESQTALQEMFNEYQQKLERYQRQRALLSEQRRQEREQELLQLQQEIQEATARRQQQLAQREAELMQPLLERVQQVIDQVAREQNLDVVLRAQALLYVKEGRVVDITREVARRLGIQVPEDTTAVQQN is encoded by the coding sequence ATGCGCAATCGTCGCTTCACGTTGTGGGCGCTGGTCGGCGCCGCTCTGACAGTCAGCTTACTCAAGGCCGAAGGTAGCCTGGCGCAACCGCTGCGCATCGGGTACACCGATCCCGATGTGATCATTATCAATATGAAAGAATACCAGGATATTCAGCAGCAACTGCAGAAGGAAGCGCAGGAGAGCCAGACGGCTTTGCAGGAAATGTTCAATGAATACCAGCAGAAGCTGGAGCGTTATCAACGCCAGCGCGCCTTGCTTTCTGAACAGCGCCGTCAGGAGCGAGAGCAGGAGCTGCTGCAGCTTCAGCAGGAAATCCAGGAAGCTACCGCGCGCCGCCAGCAGCAACTGGCGCAGCGCGAGGCTGAGCTGATGCAGCCGCTTCTGGAACGCGTGCAGCAGGTGATCGACCAGGTAGCCCGGGAGCAGAACCTGGACGTGGTGTTGCGGGCACAAGCGCTTTTGTATGTCAAGGAAGGCCGTGTGGTGGATATTACGCGGGAGGTTGCACGCCGCCTGGGCATTCAGGTGCCGGAGGATACAACTGCGGTTCAGCAGAACTGA
- a CDS encoding secondary thiamine-phosphate synthase enzyme YjbQ, with amino-acid sequence MKTYQETLHRSTSGHGDLQDLTPDVAAVVARSGVQRGLVHIHVVGSTAAIGTIEFEPGLQQDLPAVLDRLIPPGRSYLHERTWHDGNAHSHLQATLIGASVTVPVRDGAPVLGTWQQIVLLECDVRARQREIIVTVQGT; translated from the coding sequence ATGAAAACATATCAGGAGACGCTGCATCGGAGCACCAGCGGGCACGGTGATTTGCAGGATCTCACGCCGGACGTTGCGGCGGTTGTGGCGCGTTCAGGCGTGCAGCGTGGGCTGGTGCACATCCATGTGGTAGGCAGCACGGCGGCAATTGGGACGATTGAGTTCGAACCGGGCTTGCAACAAGATCTGCCTGCCGTGCTGGATCGGCTGATTCCACCTGGAAGATCCTACCTGCATGAACGCACCTGGCACGACGGCAACGCGCATTCCCATCTTCAAGCCACGCTGATAGGGGCCTCAGTAACCGTACCGGTGCGTGATGGCGCTCCGGTGCTGGGCACCTGGCAGCAGATCGTGCTGCTGGAATGCGACGTCCGGGCTCGCCAGCGCGAAATCATCGTGACTGTGCAGGGAACGTGA
- the surE gene encoding 5'/3'-nucleotidase SurE: MSHRTPESIRQPLILVCNDDGINAPGIAALAAAMDALGEVYVVAPATEQSAVGHAITVRDPVRAYPQPFAVPSGEVPAYAVSGTPADCVKLAVNQLLPRRPDLVVSGINRGPNTAVNVIYSGTVSAATEAAILGIDAIAFSLCNWEARDYRAAAHYAQRIAHTVLTRGLPPGILLNVNIPDLPLDAIKGIAVTRQARSRWEESFAERRDPYNRPYYWLTGRFVNLDDGDDTDLEAVKQGYVSITPLQHDLTAHAYRSMLSQWNWEADTLPCHSEISPSKPNENISGDAASEHQRAR, translated from the coding sequence ATGAGTCATCGGACGCCTGAGTCAATCCGACAGCCGTTGATTCTGGTTTGCAACGACGACGGAATTAATGCGCCCGGTATTGCCGCCCTGGCTGCTGCCATGGATGCCCTGGGCGAGGTGTACGTGGTGGCTCCGGCTACCGAGCAAAGTGCGGTGGGCCATGCTATCACCGTGCGCGATCCCGTACGCGCTTACCCGCAGCCCTTTGCGGTGCCTTCCGGCGAAGTGCCGGCCTATGCTGTCTCGGGCACGCCGGCCGATTGCGTCAAGCTGGCGGTCAATCAGCTATTACCCCGTCGCCCGGATCTGGTCGTCAGCGGCATTAACCGAGGACCCAACACGGCCGTTAACGTGATCTATTCGGGTACGGTCAGCGCGGCAACCGAAGCCGCTATTCTGGGCATTGATGCCATCGCTTTTTCGCTATGCAACTGGGAGGCACGTGACTACCGCGCAGCCGCTCACTACGCGCAACGAATTGCTCATACCGTACTAACCCGCGGGCTGCCACCGGGTATTCTCCTCAACGTGAACATTCCCGATTTGCCGCTTGACGCCATCAAGGGGATTGCCGTTACCCGACAGGCTCGCTCGCGCTGGGAAGAAAGCTTCGCCGAACGCCGAGATCCCTACAACCGGCCCTACTATTGGCTTACCGGACGTTTTGTAAATCTGGACGATGGAGATGATACGGATCTGGAAGCGGTCAAGCAGGGTTATGTCTCCATAACGCCGCTACAACATGATCTGACAGCCCATGCCTACCGGTCTATGTTGAGCCAATGGAACTGGGAGGCCGACACCTTGCCGTGCCATTCGGAAATTTCTCCCTCGAAGCCCAATGAAAACATATCAGGAGACGCTGCATCGGAGCACCAGCGGGCACGGTGA
- a CDS encoding argininosuccinate synthase has product MSIVLAFSGGLDTSFCVPYLRETYGEPVYTVTVNTGGLTEAAIAEIQTLAQRLGAADHFTIDGRHDLFRDHLSYLIKGNVLRGGVYPLCVGPERIVQARKVVEVARRLGARAIAHGSTGAGNDQVRFDVALRILADDLEILTPIRELGLSREAATAYLKERGIEVPEKKTAYSINRGLWGTTIGGRETHTSSEPLPDAAYPDTVPPAQAPDTPLELTIAFEQGIPTALDGETLDPVTLIERLNRLGAAHGVGRGIHVGDTILGIKGRVGFEAPAALILITAHRELEKIVLTRWQRYQKDHLADFYGMLLHEGQYFDPVMRDIEAFLDSSQQTVTGTVRVRLFKGHIEVLGCDSPYSLLDTKVATYGEQNRLWDGRDAQGFTRIYGVQALLAARARQSAASYETNQTAA; this is encoded by the coding sequence ATGTCCATCGTGCTGGCATTCAGCGGCGGGTTAGACACGTCGTTCTGCGTCCCGTACCTGCGGGAGACCTATGGCGAGCCGGTCTACACCGTAACCGTGAACACGGGTGGACTGACCGAAGCGGCTATTGCCGAAATCCAGACGCTCGCGCAACGCCTCGGCGCAGCCGATCACTTCACGATTGACGGCCGCCACGACCTGTTTCGCGATCACCTGAGCTATCTGATCAAGGGCAATGTATTACGCGGTGGCGTCTATCCTCTCTGCGTCGGGCCGGAACGCATTGTGCAAGCCCGTAAGGTGGTGGAAGTAGCCCGTCGGCTTGGCGCGCGGGCAATTGCCCATGGCTCGACGGGCGCCGGCAACGACCAGGTGCGCTTCGACGTAGCGCTGCGTATCCTGGCCGATGATCTGGAAATTCTGACACCGATCCGGGAGCTGGGACTCAGCCGTGAGGCGGCCACCGCCTACCTGAAAGAACGCGGCATCGAAGTCCCCGAAAAGAAAACCGCCTATTCCATCAACCGGGGCCTGTGGGGCACGACGATTGGTGGTCGCGAGACGCACACTTCCTCGGAGCCGCTGCCCGATGCGGCCTATCCCGACACGGTCCCGCCTGCCCAGGCGCCCGACACTCCCCTGGAACTCACGATCGCCTTTGAGCAGGGCATTCCCACGGCCCTGGACGGCGAGACGCTGGATCCTGTCACGCTGATTGAGCGCCTCAACCGGCTTGGTGCCGCGCATGGCGTGGGCCGGGGCATCCACGTCGGTGACACCATCCTGGGCATCAAAGGACGCGTAGGCTTCGAGGCCCCGGCTGCCCTGATCCTGATCACTGCGCACCGAGAGCTGGAAAAGATCGTGCTGACGCGCTGGCAGCGGTATCAGAAAGATCATCTGGCCGACTTCTACGGCATGCTGCTCCACGAAGGCCAGTACTTCGATCCCGTTATGCGCGACATCGAAGCGTTCCTGGACTCTTCCCAGCAGACCGTAACGGGTACGGTCCGGGTGCGGCTTTTTAAAGGCCATATCGAGGTGCTCGGCTGCGACAGTCCCTACTCGCTCCTGGATACAAAAGTAGCTACCTACGGCGAACAAAACCGGCTCTGGGACGGGCGCGATGCCCAGGGGTTCACGCGCATTTATGGTGTGCAGGCCCTGCTGGCTGCCCGAGCCCGGCAGTCGGCCGCGTCCTACGAAACCAACCAGACGGCCGCTTAA
- a CDS encoding N-acetylornithine carbamoyltransferase, translated as MDELPPPRHLLDWQYLSDDIWQRCLTRTLEHYHQGKQAWSQVARHRSLGLLFFNPSLRTRTSMELAAVQLGAHATTLVIGQGTWQLEWRDGVVMDGAAAEHIREAIGVLSQYYDALGVRIFASQTDYEQDREERLLNAIARAATVPVINLESAFYHPCQALADAATILDHLDGSVQRRRFVLSWAYHPRALPMAVPNSALLMAARLGMEVVVAHPPGFELDEGVLARAQADAAARGGRVTVVHDQAEAFDGAAIVYAKSWGSRLYYTSPEEEAALRQQYRHWRVTPELMARTRQAAFMHCLPVRRNVVVDDAVLDSPQAIHLKQAAFRLYAQKAILEYVWHLPPFDS; from the coding sequence ATGGATGAGCTTCCGCCTCCCCGGCATTTACTTGACTGGCAGTATCTCAGCGACGACATCTGGCAACGCTGTCTGACGCGTACGCTGGAGCATTACCACCAAGGCAAACAGGCCTGGAGCCAAGTGGCTCGCCATCGAAGCCTGGGGCTCCTGTTCTTTAATCCGTCCCTGCGCACGCGCACGTCCATGGAGCTGGCAGCCGTCCAGTTGGGGGCCCATGCTACCACGCTGGTGATCGGCCAGGGCACCTGGCAGCTTGAATGGCGCGATGGGGTGGTCATGGACGGCGCTGCAGCCGAACACATCCGGGAGGCTATTGGCGTGCTCTCTCAGTACTACGACGCACTGGGCGTGCGCATTTTTGCTTCCCAGACCGACTACGAGCAGGATCGAGAGGAGCGCCTGCTTAACGCAATCGCACGTGCTGCCACTGTACCTGTTATTAACCTGGAGTCTGCTTTCTATCATCCCTGCCAGGCGCTGGCCGACGCCGCTACCATTCTCGACCATCTGGACGGCTCGGTGCAGCGCCGGCGCTTTGTGCTGAGCTGGGCCTATCATCCGCGCGCGTTGCCCATGGCCGTCCCTAACTCGGCCCTGCTCATGGCAGCACGTCTGGGCATGGAAGTAGTCGTTGCCCATCCCCCGGGTTTTGAGCTAGACGAAGGCGTCCTGGCCCGCGCCCAGGCCGACGCAGCCGCTCGCGGCGGGCGGGTTACCGTGGTGCATGACCAGGCCGAAGCCTTCGACGGAGCGGCCATTGTCTATGCCAAATCATGGGGCAGCCGACTGTACTACACCTCGCCCGAAGAAGAAGCGGCCCTGCGCCAGCAATATCGTCACTGGCGCGTTACGCCCGAGCTGATGGCGCGCACCCGGCAGGCTGCCTTCATGCACTGCCTGCCCGTCCGTCGTAACGTGGTGGTAGATGATGCCGTGCTTGATAGCCCTCAGGCAATCCACCTGAAACAGGCTGCTTTTCGACTCTATGCGCAGAAAGCCATTCTGGAGTACGTCTGGCACTTACCTCCGTTTGACTCATGA
- the argC gene encoding N-acetyl-gamma-glutamyl-phosphate reductase, giving the protein MSTPLRIAILHGAGYVGGELIRLLLTHPYCTLTAVTSRTFAGQPLWRAHPTLRGQTDLTFVEEAALTLSELDAVLIAAEHGQGARTVQRLLENGYQGLIIDLSADFRFRDAARYPEWFGFDHPAPELLGRFVYGLPEVYAPYAPGTRLLANPGCFATGLALALWPLRHPLRERTVAVTALTGASGSGTRPKATTHFPERDGNVRAYKVLTHQHLPEVQQVVGPYLHIAFVPVSGPWTRGIWGTVHVTLPAGITTRDVSEWYEAAYGEAPFVRLWPDQLPELRYAVHTPFCDLGWVVRHHHLVVGFALDNLLKGAASQAIQNLNLLLGLPQTAGLLPTPAAVDA; this is encoded by the coding sequence ATGTCAACGCCTTTGCGCATTGCCATTCTACATGGAGCCGGCTACGTCGGCGGCGAACTGATTCGTCTGCTGCTGACGCATCCGTATTGCACGCTGACTGCTGTGACCAGCCGCACATTCGCCGGCCAGCCGCTCTGGCGTGCCCACCCCACCCTGCGGGGACAGACCGACCTGACGTTCGTCGAAGAAGCAGCGCTGACGCTGTCGGAGCTGGACGCGGTGCTGATTGCAGCCGAACACGGTCAGGGGGCCCGCACGGTGCAGCGTCTGCTTGAAAACGGCTATCAGGGCCTGATTATCGATCTGAGTGCTGACTTTCGCTTTCGGGACGCTGCCCGCTATCCGGAATGGTTCGGGTTTGATCACCCTGCCCCTGAATTGCTCGGTCGGTTTGTCTACGGCCTACCAGAAGTTTATGCGCCCTACGCACCGGGCACCCGCCTGCTGGCCAATCCAGGCTGCTTTGCCACCGGACTGGCCTTGGCGCTCTGGCCACTACGCCACCCCCTCCGCGAACGTACCGTTGCCGTCACGGCCCTGACGGGCGCCTCCGGTTCAGGCACCCGTCCGAAAGCTACCACGCACTTTCCAGAGCGCGACGGCAACGTGCGTGCTTATAAGGTATTGACGCACCAGCACCTGCCTGAGGTGCAACAGGTGGTCGGGCCCTATCTCCATATCGCATTTGTGCCGGTTTCTGGACCGTGGACGCGGGGCATCTGGGGCACAGTGCATGTAACGCTGCCCGCAGGCATTACAACCCGTGACGTGTCGGAATGGTATGAGGCCGCCTATGGAGAGGCTCCCTTCGTGCGCCTGTGGCCCGACCAGCTCCCCGAACTGCGTTATGCCGTCCATACCCCCTTCTGTGACCTGGGCTGGGTGGTGCGCCACCACCATCTGGTTGTGGGCTTTGCCCTCGATAACCTGCTCAAAGGCGCGGCCAGCCAGGCTATCCAGAACCTGAACCTGCTGTTGGGGCTCCCGCAGACAGCCGGTCTGCTCCCGACTCCTGCCGCAGTCGACGCCTGA
- a CDS encoding aspartate aminotransferase family protein translates to MNTQEIIQLEETVQLPTYRKMPVALVRGEGCYVWDAEGRRYLDFYGGHCVTLLGHCPPRVVQALQDQASQLLFYSNVVYSPVRARAAALLAEMAPEGLRHVFFCNSGTEANETALKLARAWTGKPGLIALERSFHGRTLGSLAATEPLSYRKPYLSVLPPTHFVPMGNLEAIEHLLTRHHDIAAIILEPIQSMAGVYEAPVAYYQGLRALCDRYGVVLIFDEVQTGVGRTGTFSIAEQYGIRPDLITLAKSLGSGVPVGAVLVSDAIAATVKPGDQGTTFGGGMLAMAAVTATLETIRDEKLMARALAIFERIRQAVAAHVVAVRGRGCLIGLELDRPAAPVLAQLRAKGILAGSASHPNVIRLMPPLNTPEEAIDEFLEIFLQVLTRNNQPATRTV, encoded by the coding sequence ATGAACACGCAGGAAATCATTCAGCTTGAAGAGACCGTTCAGCTTCCCACCTATCGCAAGATGCCCGTCGCGCTTGTGCGCGGCGAAGGGTGCTACGTGTGGGATGCCGAGGGACGCCGTTACCTGGACTTTTACGGCGGCCACTGTGTCACACTGCTGGGCCACTGCCCGCCCCGCGTGGTGCAGGCCCTCCAGGACCAGGCCTCCCAGCTCTTGTTTTACTCGAATGTTGTCTACAGTCCGGTACGGGCACGCGCGGCTGCCCTGCTGGCCGAGATGGCCCCGGAAGGACTGCGCCACGTGTTTTTCTGCAATTCAGGTACTGAGGCCAACGAAACGGCACTCAAACTGGCCCGAGCCTGGACCGGAAAACCCGGGTTGATTGCGCTCGAACGCAGCTTTCATGGCCGCACACTGGGCAGCCTGGCAGCTACCGAACCGCTCAGCTACCGCAAACCATACCTGTCGGTGCTGCCGCCCACGCACTTCGTACCCATGGGCAACCTGGAAGCTATTGAACACCTGCTCACCCGGCATCACGACATTGCTGCCATCATCCTGGAACCTATTCAGAGCATGGCCGGCGTCTATGAAGCACCGGTAGCCTACTACCAGGGCCTTCGGGCACTGTGCGACCGCTACGGGGTCGTTTTGATTTTCGACGAAGTGCAAACAGGCGTGGGCCGAACCGGCACGTTTTCTATCGCCGAGCAATATGGCATACGTCCAGACCTGATCACGCTGGCCAAAAGTCTGGGATCTGGCGTGCCTGTCGGCGCCGTGCTGGTTTCTGATGCCATTGCCGCAACGGTCAAACCCGGCGACCAGGGAACTACGTTTGGCGGCGGCATGCTGGCCATGGCTGCTGTAACGGCCACGCTCGAAACGATCCGTGACGAAAAACTGATGGCGCGCGCCCTGGCCATCTTCGAACGCATCCGCCAGGCGGTCGCGGCGCATGTTGTAGCCGTACGGGGCCGAGGCTGTTTGATCGGGCTGGAACTGGACCGCCCGGCCGCCCCTGTGCTGGCCCAGCTACGGGCCAAGGGGATCCTGGCCGGCAGTGCCAGCCATCCAAACGTTATCCGGCTCATGCCTCCGCTTAACACTCCGGAGGAAGCAATTGACGAGTTTCTGGAAATTTTCCTGCAGGTTCTCACCCGCAATAACCAGCCAGCAACCCGGACGGTCTAA
- the panB gene encoding 3-methyl-2-oxobutanoate hydroxymethyltransferase: MSTQTVPSSTVVNARRVTTQTLQEMKAARIPIAALTAYDYTLARILDAAGIDVILVGDSASNVMAGHETTLPITLDQMIYHAQCVVRAVRRALVVVDLPFGSYQGNPNEALASAIRVMKEAGAHAVKLEGGQAILEAVERIVTAGIPVMGHLGLTPQSIYRFGTYKVRAQEPDEAEQLRRDAKLLEEAGCFAIVLEKIPAALAREVTASLHIPTIGIGAGVECDGQILVLHDMLGLTTDFNPRFVRRYARLSETITEAVQHYVQDVRQRAFPSPEESY, translated from the coding sequence ATGAGTACACAGACCGTCCCTTCTTCGACGGTGGTCAACGCGCGGCGAGTGACCACCCAGACGCTTCAGGAAATGAAAGCAGCCCGCATTCCTATTGCGGCGCTGACTGCCTATGACTACACGCTGGCACGCATCCTGGACGCGGCTGGGATCGATGTGATCCTGGTGGGCGACTCGGCTTCTAATGTAATGGCTGGTCATGAGACGACGCTGCCTATTACGCTGGATCAAATGATTTACCATGCGCAATGTGTCGTGCGGGCTGTGCGGCGGGCACTGGTGGTGGTCGATCTGCCTTTTGGGTCCTATCAGGGCAATCCGAATGAAGCGCTGGCCTCTGCCATTCGGGTTATGAAAGAAGCCGGGGCACATGCGGTTAAGCTGGAGGGGGGACAGGCAATTCTGGAAGCTGTGGAGCGCATCGTGACTGCCGGCATCCCTGTAATGGGGCATCTAGGGTTAACGCCCCAGAGCATTTATCGCTTTGGCACCTATAAAGTACGGGCGCAGGAGCCCGACGAAGCGGAACAGTTGCGGCGCGACGCCAAGCTGCTTGAAGAGGCCGGATGCTTTGCCATCGTGCTGGAGAAGATCCCGGCCGCGCTGGCTCGTGAGGTAACCGCGTCGCTGCACATCCCCACCATCGGCATCGGAGCCGGTGTGGAGTGCGACGGACAGATTCTGGTGCTGCATGACATGCTCGGATTGACCACCGACTTTAACCCGCGCTTTGTGCGTCGCTATGCACGACTTTCAGAAACGATCACGGAAGCTGTGCAGCACTACGTGCAGGACGTGCGGCAGCGCGCATTTCCTTCCCCTGAAGAAAGCTACTGA